AATTCGGCTAAATAGGTCATGGCTGTCGAATGTATTGCTGTCACTATTGCGATGTACTGCCTGATTCAATTCTATATCCAGATCAAAGATGACATTAGCCAGTACAATCCCTTCATGAAGATTCTTTCGATCAAACTtgtgatttttctttctttctggcAAAGTGTGAGTGCAGACCTTGTGCCAGGCCCTCGTCCACAACGTCTAATCCGGAATTCAGATATGCATTAGCTTCCTATTCTCCGCGGGAGCGATCAAGGCCACCAAAAAAATAGCAGAACAGGATCTCAAGGTCGGACTTCCTAATTTGCTTATCTCTATTGAAATGGCTATCTTTGCCTTCCTGCACCTATGGGCCTTTTCGTGGAAGCCCTACTCGATCGGAAACACTGCAGTCGAGGTGACTGACTTCTACGGAAATGGCAAAGCAACCTACCAAGGTGGCCGTTGGGGCATGAAGGCCTTTATCGATTGTCTTAATCCTTGGGACCTCGTGAAGGCTATCAGCCGCAGCATACGCTGGCTTTTCGTTGGCCGCAAGAAGAGAATGCTCGACCCTAGCTATCGTACCCACAACGAAGCGATCGACCTTGACGGTGCTGGTGGAACCAATGCGACAGCCTACCAAGGCGCAGGTGCGATGATGAATAGCGGGCGAACAGGGCGCTATACTCCCGATGAGGAAGGGCAAGTTCTCCTCTCAAATGCTCAGCCGGATCCTACAGCGCGGCCTGAAGGCGATGTGGGATTGAATCCTCCACCCTACGACGACGTTGATCATGGGCACTACTACCCATCTCACAATAGATTGAGCAACCCAGCCTTACTGGATCCCGAGACTCACTCACCACGCCCATACTCGCCGTATGATAACCCGTTCAGCAACCCTTATATTGTCCCATCCGACTCGGAATCCGACCATCACCACACGAGCACTACAGCCCATCACAACGCTCCTTACCCACCGGATGCCCTACAGGAACAACCACCGATGCCTATGCCTGAATCGTATCACCCTCCATCTCATGGTGGGGGCAGGACAACCCGTGATGTCTAGCTAACAATAAGCTTTTGAGCGCAGTGCAGCACTAGGTTCCAACTTGAGCGCTTTATGTTGATCTCATATCATGTGTAATGAAGTCACATGTTTGGCGTTGATTCCATGCATGGCTTGCTTTATGTTAAGAATACcctgtttttgttttacCATTCGCTTCATTTCTACGCGTGTCATGGGACGAAGTCTCGACAATATGGTCTTTTggcctttctttttgcatatGATACTCTTTGGCTTCCAGGTTCAATTGTACAtgattatatctagataccCTCGGGATATTATGGAGACGATTCCAATAGACAGACAGACCCACTATCTCTCATACTGATATTCACATTTCGGATGGAAAGTTACAGTAACCAAGAAAACTACCTCGTAAGATATTGTCTTCATTCCTCATGATAAGCTGTTCTAATAAGACCAAACGCCACTATAAACCACCCAGGGACTGAGTTAATGATCATCATACGCCTTAAGGCCAACAAA
This DNA window, taken from Aspergillus flavus chromosome 5, complete sequence, encodes the following:
- a CDS encoding organic solute transporter Ostalpha-domain-containing protein — protein: MGWPVCNSTLEEETIEEADLWNGGITFHQLCEIVGGVFALIAVGVSFFLIMCHATHYSKPIEQRHIIRILLMVPVYSLVAWLSIYFYQKSVYFSVIGDCYEAFTISAFFALLCHYIAPDLRSQKEYFRGIDPKPWVWPLTWFKRCCGGERGIWRTPRSGLTWFNVVWVSVFQYCLLRVLMTIVAVITQHFDVYCESSLNPAFSHIWVMAVECIAVTIAMYCLIQFYIQIKDDISQYNPFMKILSIKLVIFLSFWQSICISFLFSAGAIKATKKIAEQDLKVGLPNLLISIEMAIFAFLHLWAFSWKPYSIGNTAVEVTDFYGNGKATYQGGRWGMKAFIDCLNPWDLVKAISRSIRWLFVGRKKRMLDPSYRTHNEAIDLDGAGGTNATAYQGAGAMMNSGRTGRYTPDEEGQVLLSNAQPDPTARPEGDVGLNPPPYDDVDHGHYYPSHNRLSNPALLDPETHSPRPYSPYDNPFSNPYIVPSDSESDHHHTSTTAHHNAPYPPDALQEQPPMPMPESYHPPSHGGGRTTRDV